The following nucleotide sequence is from Paracrocinitomix mangrovi.
TTAATACCATACATTATTATGATTTCTGGATTTACCAAATTTCAGAGGATGGCCTAACGGAAATAGCTGATACTTCTTGGGCGGGAGACCAGGAAGGATACGATATAGTTTATGACATTGTTGTAGAACCAAGCACTAATAACATTTATTATGGTGGAAGTACCACTTCTTGGGGTTCTGGTGATGTTAGCACAGGTGTTCCTGAATTTTTTATTAGCAGAGTTGATGCTGGCTATGGCTGGACACCATACTTACAGAATTTTGGATTAGATGGCTTTGATGAAATTAGAGGGATGGATTATTGTCATGACAATGGAATCATTGCAATAGGAACAACAGAACTTGTATCAACCGGTGGTAAAAATGTATACATTATTAAAATTGATGAATCAAATTCGTGGAATCAATCTCCAGGTGTTTTTATCAATTCTGTACTTGATCAAATCACCACTTCTACAGAAGAAATATTACCTCAAGATTTTTCAATTTATCCCGTACCAGTAATTGATCATCTCAAATTCTCACAATTTGTAGAAGATGTAAGGATATATGATACTTCAGGAAAATTGATGTTATCAAACATGTCAAAAACGCAAGAAGTAACACTTTCTGATTTATCTTCCGGAATGTATATTGTACAGTTCAACTTAGATGGGCAAGTTTACAGAAAGAAAATAATCAAAGATTAAGCTTTCCCCTTAGATATCAATTCACTTATTAATTGATAAAGTCGTTTCCTGTCCTCATCTTTCAATAAGGCCAAATGTTTATTGATAGTTTCTTCATCTTTCCGGATAGCTGGACCTGTTTGTGAATCCTCTGCTCCTATCTCAGCTGCATTTTTAATGGTTTGTTGTACCAAAGGCAATAGTACTTCAAAATCCAATTCATTTTCAGCAGCTATATTACCTGAAACACGTAACATGTAATTCACAAAATTATTTGCAAATACAGCTGCCAAATGCATCTTACTTCTTTTAGCAGAACTTAGAACCTTTATTTCTTCCCCAAGTGTATTCTTAGATAAATCCAAAAGCTTATGTTCAAAATCTATGACATTTGATTCAATAAAGATTGGCACCATATCTTTACTAGGCAAATTCTTTTTGCTCATAGTTTGCAATGGATAAATAACACCATAATGACTAAAGCCATCAAATGCTTTTAAGTCTGTCATTCCTGACGTATGCACTGCAGCTATACTTTTATTTAGTGAATTACAAACCTCCAATATCCCTTTATCTGATACACATATGATATTAAGATCCACATTTTGATCAAGATCCATCAAATTACTCACAGGTAATGCTCCTATTTTCTCGGCTAATTTTTTTGCGTGTTTTAAATCTCTAGAAAACACATTTTTTATAAGAACTTTATTCTTAAGCTGTTGCCCAAAATAATGAGCTACATTTCCTGAACCTATTATGTTTATTGATTTTATCATTCTTTATTCATAAACATGAACCTCATACTCACCTTTAAATTCTCGTCCTTCTTTCCACTTAAATCTGGATTCAATTTCTTTCTTCAATTGCTGTTCGGGAAAAAGAAATTTAGAATTGGCATCTACATAAATCAACTGTTTTCCTCTTAAATCTCCTGAAATTTCATTTAAGCTATATACGGGATAAACATTTTCATTTAATTCTGTTTCCTTGAATCTTTTGTAATCAGCAAAATTCTCAGGTTTGTAGTGATACATAAACGTAAGGTCATAAAACGGAGGAGAAATGACAATTACCGAATTACTTTCATCTTTTACAGATGCCACATATTTTGCTATCTCATCTCCTTCTCTATCATTGTCAGGAAAATAGTTGCATGTAATTATAAAAGGCACAGTAAATAGCAATAAATAAGCTTTTTTAGACCAATTCGTAAACAGAAAACAAATCACCATTGCTAACGACAGAAAAAGAAACGGAGTTGTAAAAAGCAAGTATCTATCCAAAAATATCGGTTGAAAAATCACAGAAACAATATACATTCCCAAATAAGGTACCAGAAAAGTAGTAATAGCAAATACAAACTGTTTGTTTTTCAAAAAGTCAGGAAGTTTTTGAATTGTATTTTTTCTGTTGATCACAAACAATACAACGAGGCCTAGCAATAATATCATTGCCACAATTGAATTGTTTAAAAACCTTAATATATTTCCATATAGTTCAGTAATCTCAGGTTCTGGAACCCATGTTCCCTGATCATTAAAATGCTCTAGTCTCTTAAACAGTAGTAAAATTCCGGGTATGTAAATAACAGCAGAAATCAATCCTGACAAGACCAAATAACCTATTTTTTTGACACTTAAGTTCTTAAATAAGATGAAGAAGACCACAACCTCACAAACAACTACAAAACCACCCAAATAATGAGTGTAAAGCAACAAACCATTCCAAATTGCCAATCTTAAATACCTTTTTTCACTCTTAAAAATGAAATCATATAAATCATTAAATGCTAAAAGAGACAATAGAACAAATAGGGAATAAGTTCTAGCTTCAACAGCATGATAATGATTAAAAGAAGAGAAAATAAAAAATAGAACAGCTAGTACTCCAACCATACGTCCCTGTAATTTCTTACCTAGGTAAAAGAGCACCGGAATACTTAATACACTAAAGATTAATGAAAGTGACCGCACAGCAACTGGTCCAACACCAAATAATTTAATCCAAAAATGAAGTAAATAAAAATGTAGTGGTGGATTGTTCTCGCTTTGGAACATGACATTTAGCTCATGCAAGTCCTGTTGAGACCAGAAAATTGAAAATGGCTCATCTAATGCAATTGGAAATGAATTAATGGCTAAACCACAAAGAATAAGCTGGATTGTCATCAACACAGCAATTATTTTCTTATCATCAATTTTACTAAGCATAGAATATCATTCAAACTTATTAAATTTGAAACAATCATTAATCGTAAACCACATAATAAAAATTAGTTCAGATGAAAGATGTCTTTATTGTTGATGCTGTAAGAACGGCAATTGGAAACTTTGGTGGAACCCTATCCCCTGTTCGTACAGATGATTTGGGAGCACTTGTAATGAAAGAGTTGGTTGCCAGAAATTCAAACCTGGATCCTAAAGACATTGAAGACGTAATTTTTGGTTGTGCCAACCAAGCCGGTGAAGACAATAGAAATGTTGCCAGAATGAGCTTATTATTAGCCGGATTACCATGGACGATTGGTGGTGAAACGGTAAATAGATTATGTTCTTCAGGAATGGCTTCAACTATTAATGCAGCAAGAGCTATTCAAACAGGAAATGGAGACATTTATATTTCTGGTGGTGTTGAACATATGACAAGAGGTCCCTGGGTTATTTCTAAAGTGTCTAAACCATTTGGTAGAGATGCAGAAATGCATGACTCAAGCTTTGGATGGAGATTTGTCAATCCAAAAATGCAAGAGATTTATGGCACTGACGGAATGGGAAATACGGCAGAAAATCTAGTGGAGATGTATAACATTTCAAGAGAGGACCAGGATTTGTTTGCATACAACAGTCAAATGAAAGCTGCAAAAGCACAAGCTTCTGGTAGATTAGCAGAAGAGATTATCCCGGTTAGTATTCCAAGAAGAAAACAAGATCCACTAATTTTTGATCAGGACGAATTCATTAAGCCAACTACAACTTTAGAAATATTAAGCAATTTAAGACCTGCTTTTAAGAAAGAAGGAGGATCAGTAACGGCTGGTAACGCATCAGGCCTAAACGACGGAGCTGTTGCTCTACTCGTGGCCTCAGAAGATGCTGTTAAAGCAAACAACTTTAAGCCAATGGCAAGAATAGTATCGGCGGCAGTTGCAGGCGTTGAACCAAGAATAATGGGAATAGGACCAGTTTATGCTTCCCAAAAAGCATTAGCCAGAGCAGGATTAACTTTTGATGACATGGACATCATTGAGATCAATGAAGCATTTGCTGCTCAGGTTTTAGCTTGTACAAGAGAAATGGGAATTGCAGATGATGATCCTAGAATCAACCCTAATGGAGGAGGAATTGCTATTGGGCATCCACTTGGAATGACAGGAGGAAGAATTCTTCAAACAGCTGCAATTGAATTACAGAAAACTGGAAAGAGATATGCCTTAGTTACCATGTGTATTGGTGTTGGACAAGGTTACGCTACTGTAATTGAAAGAGTTTAATTGATTATTTAGATATAAAAAAAGCCGACTTCAATGAGTCGGCTTTTTTGTTTAAATTAATTTCTTAATGTCCCGGAGACCATTTACATCCGGCATTTTCACAACTAGCTTTCGCGTCTTTGTATTCGTCATGATCATCAGCAGTTACCTTTGTAGATATTTCTGATCCCAAAACGGTACACGTGCAGGTCCCTTTTTTACAAGAAGTTGAAATTCCAACCAACATCAATAAAGCAGCTGTATAAATAATCTTTTTCATAGTATAGATTTGTTCATTCGTTCAAAGCGAATATAATAAATTAATAATTACTATGCACGAATAACAAAAAAGCCACAACGATTTGTTGTGGCTTTCCTTTATGAATTTGATTATTCTTATCTCTGTGAAACAGGAACGAAATCTCTTTTGTTGTATCCTGTATAAACCTGTCTTGGCCTACCAATTGGATCACCATTGTCTAACATTTCTTTCCATTGAGCAATCCATCCCGGTAATCTTCCTAATGCAAACATTACTGTAAACATTTCAGTTGGAATACCTATCGCTCTGTA
It contains:
- a CDS encoding Rossmann-like and DUF2520 domain-containing protein translates to MIKSINIIGSGNVAHYFGQQLKNKVLIKNVFSRDLKHAKKLAEKIGALPVSNLMDLDQNVDLNIICVSDKGILEVCNSLNKSIAAVHTSGMTDLKAFDGFSHYGVIYPLQTMSKKNLPSKDMVPIFIESNVIDFEHKLLDLSKNTLGEEIKVLSSAKRSKMHLAAVFANNFVNYMLRVSGNIAAENELDFEVLLPLVQQTIKNAAEIGAEDSQTGPAIRKDEETINKHLALLKDEDRKRLYQLISELISKGKA
- a CDS encoding glycosyltransferase family 39 protein, which encodes MLSKIDDKKIIAVLMTIQLILCGLAINSFPIALDEPFSIFWSQQDLHELNVMFQSENNPPLHFYLLHFWIKLFGVGPVAVRSLSLIFSVLSIPVLFYLGKKLQGRMVGVLAVLFFIFSSFNHYHAVEARTYSLFVLLSLLAFNDLYDFIFKSEKRYLRLAIWNGLLLYTHYLGGFVVVCEVVVFFILFKNLSVKKIGYLVLSGLISAVIYIPGILLLFKRLEHFNDQGTWVPEPEITELYGNILRFLNNSIVAMILLLGLVVLFVINRKNTIQKLPDFLKNKQFVFAITTFLVPYLGMYIVSVIFQPIFLDRYLLFTTPFLFLSLAMVICFLFTNWSKKAYLLLFTVPFIITCNYFPDNDREGDEIAKYVASVKDESNSVIVISPPFYDLTFMYHYKPENFADYKRFKETELNENVYPVYSLNEISGDLRGKQLIYVDANSKFLFPEQQLKKEIESRFKWKEGREFKGEYEVHVYE
- a CDS encoding 3-oxoadipyl-CoA thiolase; translation: MKDVFIVDAVRTAIGNFGGTLSPVRTDDLGALVMKELVARNSNLDPKDIEDVIFGCANQAGEDNRNVARMSLLLAGLPWTIGGETVNRLCSSGMASTINAARAIQTGNGDIYISGGVEHMTRGPWVISKVSKPFGRDAEMHDSSFGWRFVNPKMQEIYGTDGMGNTAENLVEMYNISREDQDLFAYNSQMKAAKAQASGRLAEEIIPVSIPRRKQDPLIFDQDEFIKPTTTLEILSNLRPAFKKEGGSVTAGNASGLNDGAVALLVASEDAVKANNFKPMARIVSAAVAGVEPRIMGIGPVYASQKALARAGLTFDDMDIIEINEAFAAQVLACTREMGIADDDPRINPNGGGIAIGHPLGMTGGRILQTAAIELQKTGKRYALVTMCIGVGQGYATVIERV